From the genome of Acidaminococcus sp.:
ATGTCTTCGGTAATCTTCTTGACACTGCTGTGCAGGACATGGCGGAGCTCCTTACCTTGTTCATCCAGCGTGGCCGGATCATAGGACGTAACTTTCTTTGCCAGGACATCCTGGAAGTGATAAACGATACGCCATACACGGCCGAGGAAGCGGAAGGAACCTTCGACGCCCTGGTCGCTCCATTCCAGTTCACGTTCTACAGGAGCTGCGAACATAATGAAGAGACGAGCCGTATCAGCGCCATATTTGCCGATAATTTCTTCCGGGGAAACAACGTTGCCGATGGATTTACTCATCTTGGCACCGTCTTTGATGACCATGCCCTGGGTCAGGAGGTTCGTGAACGGTTCATCTACCTTCACGAGGCCGGCATCACGCAGGACCTTGATGAAGAAACGGGAATACAGCAGGTGAAGGATAGCGTGTTCGATACCACCGATATACTGATCGACCGGCATCCACTGATCAGCGGCTTCATGGCTGAACGGAGCCTTGTCATTGTGGGGATCCGTATAACGCAGGTAGTACCAGGAAGAGCAGATGAACGTATCCATCGTGTCGAGTTCACGCGTAGCGTCGGCACCGCACTTCGGGCACTTGCAGTGAACGAAGCTTTCGCTCGTAGCCAGCGGGGAGCTGGCACCGGCCGTAAACTTCACGTCCGTCGGCAGCATAACAGGCAGATCCTTTTCCGGTACGAGGACTTCGCCGCAGTGCGGGCAGTAAATGACAGGAATCGGAGCGCCCCAGTAACGCTGACGACTGATAAGCCAGTCGCGCAGACGGTAGTTGACGCGGCGTTTGCCCAGGCCCTTTTCTTCCATGTAGTCCATAATGGCTTTCATGGCCTTATGCATTTCCATGCCGGTGAACTGAGCGGAGTTAACGAGGACGCCGTCCTTTTCCGTGTAAGCGTCGGTCATCTCTTCCAGTTTCAGCTGTTTGTCCTTCGGCTGCAGGGTCAGGATTTTCTTGATGCCGTACTTGGTAGCAAACATCCAGTCACGATGGTCGCCGCTCGGTACGCCCATGACGGCGCCGGTACCATAATCGTACAGGACGTAGTTGGTAATCCAGATCTGAACCTTATCACCGGTCAGCGGATGGATGCAGTCTACACCGGTATACATACCGAGTTTTTCGGATTCGGTAGACGTTCTTTCAATATCGGAGGTATTCCGAACTTTGTCGCAGAAAGCTTCCAGTTCTGCTTTTTTCGGGTTATCCTTCAGGAGCTTAGCCACCAGCGGATGTTCCGGAGGAATCACGACGAAGGTGACGCCATAAATGGTATCGGGACGAGTCGTATAGACAGCGAGCTTTTCACCAAGGGAAGGAATATCAAAGCTGAATTCCAGACCTTCGCTGCGGCCGATCCAGTTGCGCTGCATCGTCTTGACGCGTTCCGGCCAGCCTTTCAGCAGATCCAGGTCTTTCAGCAGTTCGTCAGCGTAATCCGTGATCTTAAAGAACCACTGAGAAAGGTTCTTTTTCTCTACGACGGAATCGCAGCGCCAGCACTTACCATCGATAACCTGTTCGTTGGCAAGTACCGTGTTGCACTTCGGGCACCAGTTGACGGCGGCCTCTTTCTTAACGGCAAGGCCGCGCTTGTACATCAATTCGAAGAACCACTGGGTCCATTTATAATAGTCAGGCATGCAGGTTTTGACTTCGCGGTCCCAGTCGTAGGACAGCCCCATCCGTTTCTGCTGCTTTTCCATGTTGGCAATGTTGTCCAGGGTCCATTTAGCAGGAGGAATGTTATGTTTAATTGCTGCGTTTTCTGCAGGCATACCGAAGGAATCGAACCCCATTGGATGCAGTACGTTGTAGCCCTTCATCGTGCGGAAACGAGCAACGACATCACCGATGGAATAGTTCCGTACATGGCCCATATGCAGGTTGCCGGACGGATACGGGAACATTTCCAGTACGTAGTACTTCGGTCTCGGATCGTCATTGCTGACTTTGTAGGTTTTATGGTCTTCCCAGTACTTTTGCCACCGCGCTTCAATCTCATGCGGTTCATACTTCTCTTTAATCATTCATAACCCTCCTATAAGAAATCACGCCTCAATGCTTGCAATCATTGGCGTGATTCAGTAACATAATAAGGAAATACTGGCAAGAATGCCGTATGAGATTTATTATATAGTTGACTACTAATAAAGTCAACGCAGGAAGGGGACACTATCATGGCAATCTACGCAATTGGAGACCTGCACCTGTCGGGCGCTGTTCCCTCCAAACCTATGGATGTTTTTGGTCCTCAGTGGCTCAATCACCGGCAGAAAATTGCCGACGGCTGGCGCGAAGTTGTTTCCGAATCCGATACCGTAATCTTGTGCGGAGACATCTCCTGGTCCATGACCCTGGAAGACGCCATTGAAAAGGACTTCAATTTTCTGGCAGAGCTGCCGGGGCAAAAAGTCGTATTAAAAGGCAATCATGACTACTGGTGGTCTTCTGCTGCCAAACTGAAAGCGGCCATGCCGGAAGGCTTTCATTTTTTGCATAATTCCTGTTACCTTACGGGCGATACGGCTATCTGCGGGACGCGGGGCTGGAACCTCCCATCGCTTCCCAATTTCGGGGAGCATGATAAACTCATCTATAACCGGGAAGTCCAGCGGCTGGAACGTTCCCTCCTGGAAGCCGAAAAAGCAGGCTGCAGCCATAAAATTGCAGCACTGCACTATCCGCCCCTCTTCCATGCGGACGAGGTGACAGGTTTTACCGAACTGTGCCGGACGCACCATGTCGACATCTGCGTCTACGGTCACGTTCACGGCGACGCGGCTCATTTCCTGAATCTTTTCCAGGGAGTCCGGGACGGCACGCAGTACCGTCTCATCGCCTCCGACTACATCGATTTCAAACCGGTCAAACTCATGGATTGATCGGGGAAAGGAGCTTCCGTGCATCAATATTTATTTTTTATCGGAAATTTTCCTATCCGCATGTATGGTCTCATGCTTTGCACCGCTATTTTTCTGGCCACTGCCGTCGCCTATTTTCTCGTCTGGAAAGACGGACGCGGCTGGGAAAAGTACGTGCCAGACC
Proteins encoded in this window:
- the leuS gene encoding leucine--tRNA ligase → MIKEKYEPHEIEARWQKYWEDHKTYKVSNDDPRPKYYVLEMFPYPSGNLHMGHVRNYSIGDVVARFRTMKGYNVLHPMGFDSFGMPAENAAIKHNIPPAKWTLDNIANMEKQQKRMGLSYDWDREVKTCMPDYYKWTQWFFELMYKRGLAVKKEAAVNWCPKCNTVLANEQVIDGKCWRCDSVVEKKNLSQWFFKITDYADELLKDLDLLKGWPERVKTMQRNWIGRSEGLEFSFDIPSLGEKLAVYTTRPDTIYGVTFVVIPPEHPLVAKLLKDNPKKAELEAFCDKVRNTSDIERTSTESEKLGMYTGVDCIHPLTGDKVQIWITNYVLYDYGTGAVMGVPSGDHRDWMFATKYGIKKILTLQPKDKQLKLEEMTDAYTEKDGVLVNSAQFTGMEMHKAMKAIMDYMEEKGLGKRRVNYRLRDWLISRQRYWGAPIPVIYCPHCGEVLVPEKDLPVMLPTDVKFTAGASSPLATSESFVHCKCPKCGADATRELDTMDTFICSSWYYLRYTDPHNDKAPFSHEAADQWMPVDQYIGGIEHAILHLLYSRFFIKVLRDAGLVKVDEPFTNLLTQGMVIKDGAKMSKSIGNVVSPEEIIGKYGADTARLFIMFAAPVERELEWSDQGVEGSFRFLGRVWRIVYHFQDVLAKKVTSYDPATLDEQGKELRHVLHSSVKKITEDIDKRFNFNTAISTMMELVNALYLYSEKDKDNINDGLIYETISKLLLVMAPFVPHITEELWHGVIDSDMTKSIHHEPWPTYDPEAVKVAEAEVLVQVNGKAKVRMMVSTELSKDELGKLALEQEAVKAAIGDGKVVKVIAVPGRLVNVVVKK
- a CDS encoding metallophosphoesterase; translated protein: MAIYAIGDLHLSGAVPSKPMDVFGPQWLNHRQKIADGWREVVSESDTVILCGDISWSMTLEDAIEKDFNFLAELPGQKVVLKGNHDYWWSSAAKLKAAMPEGFHFLHNSCYLTGDTAICGTRGWNLPSLPNFGEHDKLIYNREVQRLERSLLEAEKAGCSHKIAALHYPPLFHADEVTGFTELCRTHHVDICVYGHVHGDAAHFLNLFQGVRDGTQYRLIASDYIDFKPVKLMD